From one Salvelinus alpinus chromosome 14, SLU_Salpinus.1, whole genome shotgun sequence genomic stretch:
- the LOC139538264 gene encoding trace amine-associated receptor 6-like, with the protein MEKHEDVQYCFQDRNSSCRKVLLSTSIYITMYIFFSVISAVTVFLNVLVIISISHFKQLHTPTNLLILSLSVSDLLVGLIVIPVTTIAIMESCWGFGEYFCVFQFYISCLCTTLSLGNLVLISIDRYVAVCDPLLYHSKITTSRMMCCISITWCCCIIYDATIVKNFVNVQVQSRCLKECLIVEGLNWVTTIDLVLKTVVPCSIIITLYLKIFVVARSQARKVFSKEAASVSGVKTVQANKSERKAAKTLSIVVFNYLICWTPSLFIFFLSLLSENVSLFIISFLPLVNSLINPIIYAFFYPWFKVTAKIILTLNLMHS; encoded by the coding sequence ATGGAGAAACACGAAGATGTTCAATACTGTTTTCAAGACAGAAACTCTTCTTGCAGAAAGGTTTTGCTATCGACATCTATCTACATAACAATGTACATCTTCTTCTCAGTGATTTCAGCAGTTACAGTATTTTTGAACGTACTGGTGatcatctccatctctcacttCAAGCAGCTCCACACTCCAACCAACCtgctcatcctctctctgtctgtgtcagaTCTCCTGGTGGGACTGATTGTGATACCAGTAACAACTATAGCAATAATGGAATCATGCTGGGGTTTTGGggaatatttctgtgtgtttcaaTTCTACATCTCTTGTTTGTGTACTACTTTATCTCTGGGCAATTTGGTCTTGATATCTATTGACCGCTATGTTGCTGTGTGTGATCCCTTATTGTACCACTCTAAAATAACAACATCAAGAATGATGTGTTGTATATCCATTACCTGGTGTTGTTGTATCATATACGATGCTACTATTGTAAAAAACTTTGTAAATGTACAGGTACAGAGTAGGTGTTTGAAAGAATGTTTAATTGTTGAAGGGTTAAATTGGGTTACTACAATTGACCTTGTACTTAAAACGGTTGTCCCGTGCTCTATTATTATAACACTTTATTTGAAAATCTTTGTGGTGGCCAGATCACAGGCCAGAAAGGTATTTTCAAAAGAGGCTGCCAGTGTGTCTGGTGTTAAAACTGTACAGGCAAATAAGTCTGAGAGAAAAGCAGCAAAAACTCTGTCTATTGTTGTTTTCAACTATCTCATTTGTTGGACTCCATCTctatttattttctttctttctttattaaGTGAAAATGTATCATTATTCATCATCAGTTTTCTGCCACTTGTTAATTCCTTAATTAATCCAATCATTTATGCTTTCTTTTATCCATGGTTCAAAGTGACAGCTAAAATTATTTTAACTCTGAATTTAATGCATTCATAG